From Scatophagus argus isolate fScaArg1 chromosome 10, fScaArg1.pri, whole genome shotgun sequence, a single genomic window includes:
- the LOC124066087 gene encoding zinc finger protein 436-like, with protein MSCCVIGCRNRPGKSQDLHFYRIPSPKTPFDAKRRRLWLQAIKRTDWGDEISPNWRLCSAHFISGKPSMDPNNPDFVPSLFTYWQIEVMKAPQEMARFYRMRNRAIIKSSPDDTPSSLQAAPGSCTVQPTADSRQPCTNTQLVSKEVVPSLQPREIKIEQIPVLQETKVQEHPQIKEEQEDQSISPHMEADASNNIEVRSFKSEPDMEADTSISAEVRPKSEPTTDYELLPSSAAVTENVNESVGDKLIESDGSSSPLQSYSIEVYVDLEQPPREEKSCRFCGKRFKRDSHLIRHVSKSHKGNKAFKCLKCNKEFEQRHQLVLHVRIHTGEKPFSCDFCGKMFSQNSSRIVHMRLHTGEKPYLCKKCGKSFPSSKHFKFCKVQDESKVTPEKGSIDENHKDEKAFKCFECNKQFKQKHHLVLHMRVHTGEKPFKCDFCGKTFTQNSSRIVHMRQHTGEKPYYCNKCGKRFAVRYHLKYCTGRRNKSAKKSFRCAACGKKFHTDSDLKVHMEVHESWKRHISEKLQEQDLEEEKPEVV; from the exons ATGTCTTGTTGTGTCATCGGATGTAGGAATAGACCTGGAAAATCACAGGACCTTCATTTTTATAGAATACCGTCACCGAAGACGCCGTTTGACGCCAAACGCAGACGTTTATGGTTGCAAGCTATTAAAAGGACGGACTGGGGTGATGAGATCAGCCCGAATTGGCGTCTCTGCAGTGCTCATTTCATATCGG GGAAGCCGTCCATGGATCCAAATAACCCAGACTTTGTTCCCTCATTGTTCACGTACTGGCAGATTGAGGTTATGAAAGCCCCACAAGAAATGGCCAG GTTCTATAGGATGAGAAATAGAGCGATCATCAAGTCCTCTCCGGATGACACACCGAGCTCTCTCCAAGCAGCTCCGGGGTCCTGCACTGTGCAGCCAACAGCAGACTCTCGGCAGCCTTGTACTA ATACCCAGCTGGTCTCTAAGGAGGTCGTCCCTTCATTGCAGCCACGTGAAATTAAGATAGAACAGATTCCAGTTCTGCAGGAAACAAAAGTCCAAGAGCACCCGCAGAtcaaggaggagcaggaggatcAGAGTATTAGTCCACACATGGAGGCTGATGCATCTAACAACATTGAAGTCAGATCTTTTAAATCAGAACCAGACATGGAGGCTGATACCTCCATCAGTGCTGAAGTCAGACCCAAATCAGAACCAACCACTGACTATGAGCTTCTTCcatcttctgctgctgtaactgAGAATGTCAATGAAAGTGTAGGTGACAAATTGATTGAAAGTGATGGTTCATCATCGCCCCTACAGAGTTATAGCATTGAGGTCTATGTGGATCTGGAACAACCTCCGAGGGAAGAAAAATCTTGCCGTTTTTGTGGTAAAAGGTTCAAGAGGGACTCTCATCTTATAAGACATGTGAGCAAGAGTCACAAAGGCAACAAAGCCTTTAAATGCCTTAAGTGCAACAAGGAGTTTGAACAAAGACACCAGCTAGTCCTGCATGTAAGGATTCACACAGGTGAAAAGCCCTTCAGTTGTGATTTCTGTGGTAAAATGTTCTCTCAGAACTCGAGTCGTATTGTTCACATGAGGTTGCATACTGGGGAAAAACCATATCTTTGTAAAAAATGTGGGAAAAGTTTTCCCtcaagcaaacatttcaaattttgcAAAGTCCAGGACGAGTCCAAAGTCACACCAGAAAAAGGGAGCATAGATGAGAATCACAAAGACGAGAAGGCCTTTAAATGCTTTGAATGCAACAAGCAGTTCAAACAAAAGCACCATCTTGTCCTGCATATGAGAGTTCACACGGGCGAAAAACCTTTCAAATGTGATTTCTGTGGAAAAACATTCACTCAGAACTCTAGTCGTATTGTTCACATGAGGCAGCACACGGGAGAGAAACCATATTATTGTAATAAATGTGGCAAGAGGTTTGCCGTTCGCTATCATCTGAAATACTGCACAGGGCGACGaaataaaagtgcaaaaaaGTCATTTCGTTGTGCAGCTTGTGGAAAGAAATTCCACACAGATTCAGACCTGAAGGTGCACATGGAGGTTCACGAGTCCTGGAAGCGACACATCAGCGAGAAACTGCAAGAACAGGACTTAGAAGAGGAAAAACCTGAAGTGGTATGA
- the LOC124066088 gene encoding endothelial zinc finger protein induced by tumor necrosis factor alpha-like: MPHNCAVKTCANKAKTGAALSFHRLPVREPERLKLWLFALNIDVDTPPDELKKYIVCSEHFVPEDYTVNRQPSTDKTHRYLTSTAVPTVGVASCALQTSVAQVSEDCRIKNVDLDSSEDTQSVSEEVLPSLQQCDFKVEQSPVEEEIQEHQQSKEDQVDQCISPDVEADTSVRPKSEPNSDCELLPPSTAVTVNVNANIKDKWNENGGSSSPCHSHSVEVYVDLEQPPREEKSCRFCGRSFKRDSYLIRHVDRSHKGHKAFKCLECNKEFEQRYQLVIHTRIHTGEKPFSCDFCGKTFTQNSSRLAHMRLHTGEKPYFCAKCGKSFATSNHFKFCKVQNECKITSEKGNADENHKDEKAFKCFECNREFNQKHQLVLHARVHTGEKPFSCDFCGKTFAQNSNRVVHMRQHTGEKPYYCEKCGKRFASSHHLKCCTGAQNKGTNKSFRCTACGRTFHTDSDLKVHMDVHESWKRHISEKLQGQDLEEKKLKMV; this comes from the exons ATGCCTCACAACTGCGCTGTGAAGACATGCGCGAATAAAGCGAAGACTGGCGCAGCTCTGTCGTTTCACCGCCTACCAGTACGGGAACCCGAGCGGCTGAAACTATGGCTGTTTGCCTTGAACATCGATGTAGATACTCCTCCGGACGAGCTGAAGAAGTACATCGTCTGCTCAGAGCATTTTGTTCCGGAGGACTACACAGTTAACAGGCAGCCGAGCACCGATAAGACGCACCGTTACCTGACGTCGACGGCTGTGCCGACCGTTGGCGTCGCCTCCTGCGCGTTACAAACAAGCGTGGCACAG GTGTCAGAAGACTGCAGGATCAAGAATGTTGATTTGGATTCCTCTGAAG ACACCCAGTCTGTCTCTGAGGAGGTCCTCCCTTCATTGCAGCAATGTGACTTTAAGGTGGAACAGAGTCCTGTTGAGGAGGAGATCCAAGAGCACCAGCAGTCCAAGGAGGATCAGGTGGATCAGTGCATCAGTCCAGACGTGGAGGCTGATACTTCAGTCAGACCCAAATCAGAACCAAACAGTGACTGTGAGCTTCTCCCACCTTCCACTGCTGTAACtgtgaatgtaaatgcaaacataaaGGACAAATGGAATGAAAATGGCGGCTCGTCATCGCCTTGTCACAGTCATAGCGTTGAAGTGTATGTGGATCTGGAACAACCTCCGAGGGAAGAAAAATCTTGCCGTTTTTGCGGTCGAAGTTTTAAAAGGGACTCTTATCTTATAAGACATGTAGACAGAAGTCATAAAGGGCACAAAGCATTTAAATGCCTGGAGTGCAATAAGGAGTTTGAACAAAGGTACCAGCTAGTTATACATACAAGAATTCACACAGGTGAAAAGCCCTTCAGTTGTGACTTCTGTGGGAAAACATTCACGCAGAACTCTAGTCGTCTTGCTCATATGAGGTTGCATACTGGGGAAAAACCATATTTTTGTGCTAAATGTGGGAAAAGTTTTGCCACAAGCAATCATTTCAAATTTTGCAAAGTCCAAAACGAGTGTAAGATCACATCAGAGAAAGGGAACGCAGATGAGAATCACAAAGACGAGAAGGCCTTTAAATGCTTTGAATGCAACAGGGAGTTTAATCAAAAGCACCAGCTCGTTCTGCACGCGAGAGTTCACACGGGCGAAAAACCTTTCAGCTGTGATTTCTGTGGAAAAACATTCGCTCAGAACTCTAATCGTGTTGTTCACATGAGGCAGCACACGGGAGAGAAACCGTATTATTGTGAGAAATGTGGCAAGAGGTTTGCCAGTAGCCATCACCTTAAGTGTTGCACAGGAGCTCAAAACAAAGGCACAAACAAGTCATTTCGCTGCACAGCATGTGGCAGGACATTCCATACAGATTCAGACCTGAAGGTGCACATGGACGTTCACGAGTCCTGGAAGCGACACATCAGCGAGAAACTGCAAGGACAGGACTTAGAAGagaaaaaacttaaaatggTGTGA
- the LOC124066089 gene encoding zinc finger protein 224-like isoform X1 — MAGTQLLRLLVRERLAAAAEEIFGLVEKTIAEYQEEAVRSKTEVIQLKRQLEQLTVLKPEVIISRADIPPVSEKSLPSQQSHQLPVVEIKESQQVKEEQVDISIFPQLQDDSPHDAWKAETLTESQTSAQTACQLFPTFSPVTVTLSDDAWNGISGSSSCGPNHTVFIEEEQAQKEQKACRVCGKPFNRDSDLLRHMDEIHMGEKAFKCAQCDRQFARRDHLVVHLRTHTGEKPHRCPVCRKSFAQRSNLNVHLRMHTGEKPYFCKSCGKMVAHSYHLKTCGMRHAKGVKSFCCLVCGRKFPTPSNLQVHKKIHEAS, encoded by the exons ATGGCGGGGACGCAGCTGCTCAGACTGCTGGTCAGAGAGCGACTGGCGGCGGCTGCCGAAGAAATCTTTGGACTTGTTGAGAAGACGATAGCGGAGTATCAGGAGGAAGCTGTCCGCTCCAAGACAGAGGTCATCCAGCTGAAAAGGCAGCTCGAGCAGCTGACCGTTTTAAAACCTGAAGTAATAATATCCAGAGCAG aCATCCCGCCAGTCTCTGAGAAGAGTTTGCCTTCCCAGCAGTCACACCAGCTTCCTGTTGTGGAGATAAAAGAGAGCCAGCAGGTGAAAGAGGAGCAGGTGGACATCAGTATCTTTCCACAACTGCAGGATGATTCTCCTCATGATGCCTGGAAAGCAGAAACACTTACTGAATCACAAACAAGCGCTCAGACAGCATGCCAGCTCTTTCCAACTTTCAGCCCTGTGACTGTGACGCTCAGTGATGATGCCTGGAATGGGATCAGTGGCTCATCCTCTTGTGGCCCAAATCACACAGTTTTTATTGAGGAGGAACAAGCCCAGAAGGAGCAAAAGGCTTGCCGTGTCTGTGGCAAGCCGTTTAACAGGGACTCTGATCTGCTCAGGCACATGGATGAGATTCACATGGGAGAGAAGGCCTTCAAGTGTGCACAGTGTGACAGGCAGTTCGCTCGTAGGGACCATCTGGTGGTGCATTTAAGAACTCACACGGGCGAAAAGCCACACAGGTGCCCTGTCTGTAGGAAATCATTTGCGCAACGTTCAAATCTCAACGTTCACCTGAGGATGCACACAGGGGAAAAGCCTTATTTTTGCAAATCGTGTGGCAAAATGGTCGCCCATAGCTATCACCTCAAAACTTGTGGTATGAGGCACGCCAAAGGGGTaaagtcattttgttgtttggtttgtggCAGAAAATTTCCCACACCTTCAAATCTGCAGGTCCATAAGAAGATCCATGAAGCCAGTTAA
- the LOC124066089 gene encoding uncharacterized protein LOC124066089 isoform X2, producing the protein MAGTQLLRLLVRERLAAAAEEIFGLVEKTIAEYQEEAVRSKTEVIQLKRQLEQLTVLKPEVIISRAGLCHRGCSIEQTSRQSLRRVCLPSSHTSFLLWR; encoded by the exons ATGGCGGGGACGCAGCTGCTCAGACTGCTGGTCAGAGAGCGACTGGCGGCGGCTGCCGAAGAAATCTTTGGACTTGTTGAGAAGACGATAGCGGAGTATCAGGAGGAAGCTGTCCGCTCCAAGACAGAGGTCATCCAGCTGAAAAGGCAGCTCGAGCAGCTGACCGTTTTAAAACCTGAAGTAATAATATCCAGAGCAGGTTTGTGTCATCGTGGATGTAGCATCGAGCAG aCATCCCGCCAGTCTCTGAGAAGAGTTTGCCTTCCCAGCAGTCACACCAGCTTCCTGTTGTGGAGATAA
- the aftphb gene encoding aftiphilin isoform X1, producing the protein MEPDIMPLHSSSPPPLDDSDGDGEAGSEEDEFGDFGGFSLGMSCSPSGFADSTDSPSNLRQPSPTIKPATHQPSCSFNHAVKQSQLTSSVNLGSGRVQLDAEEQSDNVDSRVHLTNGFSERDNSDTYIVSAVGVFSPREETGFADFTVFTEQAAHPWCCGFTPLGSTEQWDDKAVGTDSSNRLSKHICDPRHEVIMDSEPKRHCACKAKERVCTTVKHCEKRDAASVLPSQDHHQPQETAAAFISSGERRAWEEESGKPGDCQRCRQHGFDSLQTTEVQESISTVPQTFSVYESASEDLASFCDDLSFEGPSADLEPNVSSLGSEDQTDWDQTDDEEEEAGNNRNTDSFINKSVVDLAARRCEAEKGFHYYDQSATQETMPTSNHSQSDPHTEEGFADFKDCGLEHHRDQGHVQTADAGLQILGSLPPSDSFADFCSAPMQEAVGESWVEFQDQEGGRPWTLSREQVSSLQTDGNTEEEDRQCGVSRRNSCQATLSCRVQQLVLDSFPQVEVPDMEAEEDVVCLSALLHAGHLPESEKEEEEDMPEVCPKSVGIQREVFWTHQDLHHAVGLQFQWGGSHTNMTLLRCLGVDTKNIVFIGMKKQPVAVPAFASSLGMLEPTKDSGPAVCPPGHTVGSAPALPGPQETTVPSADSVQEALPSGQQDWSSRGLSSSQDGCSALNLDYFGPEEESRSHSSSSSRSNGPPPGVDRELYELTISKVETGANSSHMEDTLSRLMSTVEKTSTSVWRPQQDEQLSVEAGRVISALPNLSFMQAKVLMFPSILAPRE; encoded by the exons ATGGAGCCAGACATCATGCCCTTGCACTCGTCCTCCCCCCCACCACTGGATGATTCTGATGGTGATGGGGAGGCGGGATCAGAGGAGGACGAGTTTGGGGACTTTGGTGGATTCTCCCTTGGGATGTCCTGTTCGCCTTCTGGCTTTGCTGATTCTACTGATTCACCATCCAACCTCAGACAGCCTTCTCCCACCATAAAGCCAGCCACCCATCAGCCCAGCTGCAGCTTTAATCATGCAGTTAAACAATCCCAGCTCACATCTTCTGTGAACCTGGGGTCCGGCAGGGTCCAGTTGGATGCTGAAGAGCAGAGTGATAATGTTGACTCACGTGTGCACCTCACAAATGGCTTCTCTGAAAGAGACAACTCTGACACCTACATAGTTTCTGCAGTGGGTGTATTCTCTCCCAGGGAGGAAACAGGGTTTGctgatttcactgtgtttacagAGCAGGCAGCACATCCCTGGTGCTGTGGCTTCACTCCCTTGGGCAGCACAGAGCAATGGGATGACAAAGCTGTAGGGACAGACTCTTCCAACAGACTGAGTAAACACATCTGTGATCCAAGACATGAGGTTATTATGGACTCTGAGCCCAAACGTCATTGTGCAtgtaaagcaaaagaaagagtttGCACTACGGTCAAGCACTGTGAGAAAAGAGATGCAGCATCTGTGCTACCATCTCAGGACCATCACCAGCCTCAGGAAACTGCAGCAGCCTTTATTTCATCTGGAGAGCGTCGTGCCTGGGAGGAGGAATCAGGAAAGCCTGGGGACTGTCAGAGGTGCAGGCAGCATGGTTTTGACTCTTTACAAACCACAGAGGTGCAGGAGAGCATTTCTACTGTCCCCCAAACATTTAGTGTATATGAGTCTGCTTCAGAGGACTTAGCATCCTTCTGCGATGATTTGTCTTTTGAGGGCCCTTCTGCAGACTTGGAACCAAATGTTTCCTCTCTCGGTTCAGAGGATCAGACTGACTGGGATCAGactgatgatgaggaagaagaggcaggaaacaacagaaatactgaCTCTTTTATCAACAAGAGTGTAGTAGATCTAGCGGCTCGACGGTGTGAGGCAGAGAAGGGTTTTCATTATTACGACCAATCTGCAACTCAGGAAACCATGCCTACCTCCAACCACTCACAGTCTGACCCACATACAGAAGAGGGTTTTGCAGATTTCAAAGACTGCGGTTTAGAGCATCACAGGGACCAAGGACATGTCCAAACAGCCGATGCAGGGTTGCAGATTCTGGGAAGCCTCCCACCGAGTGACAGCTTTGCTGATTTCTGCTCAGCACCTATGCAGGAGGCTGTAGGGGAGTCATGGGTGGAGTTCCAGGACCAGGAGGGGGGAAGACCTTGGACATTGTCCAGAGAACAAGTCAGCAGTCTGCAGACTGATGGgaacactgaggaggaggacaggcaATGTGGGGTTTCCCGGAGGAACAGCTGTCAG GCGACTCTTTCCTGCCGTGTCCAGCAGCTTGTCCTGGACAGTTTTCCGCAGGTGGAGGTTCCAGATATGGAGGCTGAGGAGGATGTGGTCTGCCTCAGTGCTCTGCTTCACGCCGGACACCTCCCTGagagtgagaaggaggaggaggaggacatgcCAGAAGTCTGTCCCAAATCTGTGGG GATTCAGAGGGAGGTGTTTTGGACACACCAGGACCTCCACCATGCAGTTGGCCTCCAGTTTCAGTGGGGAGGTTCCCATACAAACATGACTCTGCTCAGGTGCCTCGGTGTGGACACAAAGAACATT GTGTTCATTGGCATGAAGAAGCAACCTGTGGCTGTACCTGCTTTTGCTTCCAGCCTG GGAATGCTAGAGCCCACCAAAGACTCTGGGCCTGCTGTCTGTCCTCCAGGACACACAGTTGGCTCAGCACCAGCACTTCCGGGACCCCAGGAGACCACAGTCCCATCAGCAGACTCAGTGCAG GAGGCGCTGCCCTCCGGCCAGCAGGACTGGAGCAGCCGTGGCCTTAGCAGCTCTCAGGACG GCTGCTCTGCTCTCAACCTGGATTATTTTGGTCCTGAGGAGGAGAGCCGatcccacagcagcagcagcagccgtaGCAACGGCCCTCCTCCAG GAGTTGACCGTGAGCTGTATGAGCTGACCATCAGCAAAGTGGAAACCGGTGCTAACAGTAGCCACATGGAGGACACTTTGAGCCGCCTGATGTCCACTGTGGAGAAAACCAGCACTTCAGTCTG gagacCTCAGCAGGATGAACAGCTGAGTGTGGAGGCTGGCAGGGTGATCTCTGCACTGCCCAACCTGTCTTTCATGCAGGCCAAGGTCCTCATGTTCCCAAGCATTCTCGCACCCAGAGAATGA
- the aftphb gene encoding aftiphilin isoform X2, with protein MEPDIMPLHSSSPPPLDDSDGDGEAGSEEDEFGDFGGFSLGMSCSPSGFADSTDSPSNLRQPSPTIKPATHQPSCSFNHAVKQSQLTSSVNLGSGRVQLDAEEQSDNVDSRVHLTNGFSERDNSDTYIVSAVGVFSPREETGFADFTVFTEQAAHPWCCGFTPLGSTEQWDDKAVGTDSSNRLSKHICDPRHEVIMDSEPKRHCACKAKERVCTTVKHCEKRDAASVLPSQDHHQPQETAAAFISSGERRAWEEESGKPGDCQRCRQHGFDSLQTTEVQESISTVPQTFSVYESASEDLASFCDDLSFEGPSADLEPNVSSLGSEDQTDWDQTDDEEEEAGNNRNTDSFINKSVVDLAARRCEAEKGFHYYDQSATQETMPTSNHSQSDPHTEEGFADFKDCGLEHHRDQGHVQTADAGLQILGSLPPSDSFADFCSAPMQEAVGESWVEFQDQEGGRPWTLSREQVSSLQTDGNTEEEDRQCGVSRRNSCQATLSCRVQQLVLDSFPQVEVPDMEAEEDVVCLSALLHAGHLPESEKEEEEDMPEVCPKSVGIQREVFWTHQDLHHAVGLQFQWGGSHTNMTLLRCLGVDTKNIVFIGMKKQPVAVPAFASSLGMLEPTKDSGPAVCPPGHTVGSAPALPGPQETTVPSADSVQEALPSGQQDWSSRGLSSSQDGTSPQPAPHFWGRK; from the exons ATGGAGCCAGACATCATGCCCTTGCACTCGTCCTCCCCCCCACCACTGGATGATTCTGATGGTGATGGGGAGGCGGGATCAGAGGAGGACGAGTTTGGGGACTTTGGTGGATTCTCCCTTGGGATGTCCTGTTCGCCTTCTGGCTTTGCTGATTCTACTGATTCACCATCCAACCTCAGACAGCCTTCTCCCACCATAAAGCCAGCCACCCATCAGCCCAGCTGCAGCTTTAATCATGCAGTTAAACAATCCCAGCTCACATCTTCTGTGAACCTGGGGTCCGGCAGGGTCCAGTTGGATGCTGAAGAGCAGAGTGATAATGTTGACTCACGTGTGCACCTCACAAATGGCTTCTCTGAAAGAGACAACTCTGACACCTACATAGTTTCTGCAGTGGGTGTATTCTCTCCCAGGGAGGAAACAGGGTTTGctgatttcactgtgtttacagAGCAGGCAGCACATCCCTGGTGCTGTGGCTTCACTCCCTTGGGCAGCACAGAGCAATGGGATGACAAAGCTGTAGGGACAGACTCTTCCAACAGACTGAGTAAACACATCTGTGATCCAAGACATGAGGTTATTATGGACTCTGAGCCCAAACGTCATTGTGCAtgtaaagcaaaagaaagagtttGCACTACGGTCAAGCACTGTGAGAAAAGAGATGCAGCATCTGTGCTACCATCTCAGGACCATCACCAGCCTCAGGAAACTGCAGCAGCCTTTATTTCATCTGGAGAGCGTCGTGCCTGGGAGGAGGAATCAGGAAAGCCTGGGGACTGTCAGAGGTGCAGGCAGCATGGTTTTGACTCTTTACAAACCACAGAGGTGCAGGAGAGCATTTCTACTGTCCCCCAAACATTTAGTGTATATGAGTCTGCTTCAGAGGACTTAGCATCCTTCTGCGATGATTTGTCTTTTGAGGGCCCTTCTGCAGACTTGGAACCAAATGTTTCCTCTCTCGGTTCAGAGGATCAGACTGACTGGGATCAGactgatgatgaggaagaagaggcaggaaacaacagaaatactgaCTCTTTTATCAACAAGAGTGTAGTAGATCTAGCGGCTCGACGGTGTGAGGCAGAGAAGGGTTTTCATTATTACGACCAATCTGCAACTCAGGAAACCATGCCTACCTCCAACCACTCACAGTCTGACCCACATACAGAAGAGGGTTTTGCAGATTTCAAAGACTGCGGTTTAGAGCATCACAGGGACCAAGGACATGTCCAAACAGCCGATGCAGGGTTGCAGATTCTGGGAAGCCTCCCACCGAGTGACAGCTTTGCTGATTTCTGCTCAGCACCTATGCAGGAGGCTGTAGGGGAGTCATGGGTGGAGTTCCAGGACCAGGAGGGGGGAAGACCTTGGACATTGTCCAGAGAACAAGTCAGCAGTCTGCAGACTGATGGgaacactgaggaggaggacaggcaATGTGGGGTTTCCCGGAGGAACAGCTGTCAG GCGACTCTTTCCTGCCGTGTCCAGCAGCTTGTCCTGGACAGTTTTCCGCAGGTGGAGGTTCCAGATATGGAGGCTGAGGAGGATGTGGTCTGCCTCAGTGCTCTGCTTCACGCCGGACACCTCCCTGagagtgagaaggaggaggaggaggacatgcCAGAAGTCTGTCCCAAATCTGTGGG GATTCAGAGGGAGGTGTTTTGGACACACCAGGACCTCCACCATGCAGTTGGCCTCCAGTTTCAGTGGGGAGGTTCCCATACAAACATGACTCTGCTCAGGTGCCTCGGTGTGGACACAAAGAACATT GTGTTCATTGGCATGAAGAAGCAACCTGTGGCTGTACCTGCTTTTGCTTCCAGCCTG GGAATGCTAGAGCCCACCAAAGACTCTGGGCCTGCTGTCTGTCCTCCAGGACACACAGTTGGCTCAGCACCAGCACTTCCGGGACCCCAGGAGACCACAGTCCCATCAGCAGACTCAGTGCAG GAGGCGCTGCCCTCCGGCCAGCAGGACTGGAGCAGCCGTGGCCTTAGCAGCTCTCAGGACGGTACGTCCCCTCAACCAGCCCCTCACTTCTGGGGCCGGAAGTAG